From a single Solanum dulcamara chromosome 4, daSolDulc1.2, whole genome shotgun sequence genomic region:
- the LOC129887075 gene encoding uncharacterized protein LOC129887075 yields MEILSPLFILFLLTTICIVPLICSEGVDSGHSSAVGDPGMRRDGLRVALEAWNFCNEVGEEVLGMGSPRAADCFDLSENSLSHKVTESDNKLGVGKSFPGLSSKAKNDPDLYAAEKELYLGSLCEVDDTPRPWQFWMIMLKNGNYDTKSGLCPENGKKVPPFKPGRFPCFGKGCMNQPILFHQPTYLFDDETMRGGFNGTYDLGSTTGSSSSSFFEVVWEKKVGKGGWVFKHKLRTSKLYPWLMLYLRADATKGFSGGYHYDTRGMLKILPESPNFKVKLTLDVKVGGGPKSQFYLIDIGSCWKNNGAPCDGDVLTDVTRYSEMIINPETAAWCSPTNIGNCPPFHITPNNTKIYRNNTSHFPYSAYHYYCAPGNAEHLEKPYSTCDPYSNPQAQELLQLLPHPIWADYGYPTKQGDGWVGDGRTWELDVGGLSSRLYFYQDPGTPPARRIWTSLDVGTEIFVSDKDEVAEWTLSDFDVLLTS; encoded by the exons ATGGAAATTTTGTCTCCATTATTTATCTTGTTTTTGTTGACGACTATTTGTATAGTTCCTCTAATTTGTTCTGAAGGAGTTGATAGTGGTCATTCCTCCGCTGTCGGAGATCCGGGAATGAGAAGAGATGGACTCAGGGTAGCTTTAGAAGCTTGGAATTTCTGTAATGAAGTTGGTGAAGAAGTCCTTGGAATGGGTAGCCCTAGAGCTGCTGATTGCTTTGATCTTTCTG AGAATTCTTTGAGTCACAAGGTAACTGAGTCTGATAATAAACTTGGGGTTGGGAAGTCATTTCCTGGACTGAGTTCCAAGGCTAAGAATGATCCCGACTTGTATGCGGCTGAGAAGGAACTATATCTGGGTTCATTGTGTGAAGTTGATGATACCCCAAGGCCATGGCAATTTTGGATGATAATGTTGAAGAACGGAAACTATGACACGAAATCTGGTCTTTGTCCGGAAAATGGGAAAAAAGTGCCCCCTTTTAAGCCTGGAAGATTTCCTTGTTTTGGGAAGGGATGTATGAATCAACCTATCCTGTTTCATCAGCCCACTTATTTATTTGATGATGAAACTATGAGGGGTGGTTTTAATGGTACCTATGATTTGGGTTCTACAActggtagtagtagtagttccttttttgaggtggtttgggaAAAAAAAGTTGGTAAAGGGGGTTGGGTATTTAAGCACAAACTCAGAACATCCAAATTGTACCCATGGCTGATGTTGTATCTTCGGGCCGATGCAACCAAAGGGTTCTCTGGAGGCTACCACTATGATACCAGAGGAATGTTAAAAATT cTGCCAGAGTCACCTAATTTTAAGGTCAAATTGACCTTGGATGTCAAGGTAGGGGGAGGACCCAAGAGTCAGTTTTACTTGATAGATATTGGCAGTTGCTGGAAAAACAATGGTGCTCCATGTGATGGAGATGTGCTCACTGATGTTACAAGATACAGCGAAATGATCATTAATCCAGAAACTGCAGCTTGGTGCAGCCCCACAAATATTGGCAACTGCCCACCTTTCCACATCACACCAAACAATACCAAAATCTACCGGAATAACACCTCTCACTTCCCTTACTCAGCTTATCACTATTATTGTGCGCCTGGGAATGCCGAGCACTTGGAAAAGCCATATAGCACATGTGATCCTTACAGTAATCCCCAGGCACAGGAGCTACTTCAGTTGCTGCCTCATCCAATATGGGCAGACTATGGATATCCAACCAAACAAGGAGACGGGTGGGTTGGGGATGGAAGAACCTGGGAGCTTGACGTCGGTGGCCTTTCTAGCAGACTTTATTTCTATCAA GATCCAGGTACACCTCCTGCTAGAAGAATATGGACATCTCTGGATGTGGGAACAGAAATTTTTGTTAGCGACAAAGATGAAGTGGCAGAATGGACTCTGAGCGATTTTGATGTTTTACTTACCTCTTAA
- the LOC129884890 gene encoding pectinesterase 4 — protein MVGKIVVSLVSLILLVGVIIGVVVVVNKNGDSKEHESTKVQMKKVHEFCQSTEFKDQCAKSLESVAKNESATVQDYLVAAFQNTLDEVKKGLAEAGKTNVNKESDPYNHMAVDDCKQLLQFAIDELQNALDLVGETDTESLHEYTLDLLNWIGGVYSYQSICLDAIEKPEYKSAIENGLMNATQLTNNAISILAKMADVLKSFNIQIPEGFLDGNSNSSPHRRLLDLNKVDQDGYPTWFKAADRKLLEKSSKKGKGKGKGKGKGKGGAAPGGGPPLHPVGSGPLTPHAVVAKDGSGKFKTVTDALKAYPANHQGRYIIYIKAGVYVEQVLVDKKQPNVFMYGDGAGKTIISCDKNFGLMKITTMNTATVGVNSEGFIAKGITFRNTAGPDGQQAVALRISGDRGAVFDCSIEGNQDTLYYQTFRQFYRNCVISGTIDFIFGRGSAVIQNSEIILRRPRGTSKNTVTADGRELAGQIGGVVLQNCKIVPEQSFFADRFKFENYLMRPWKPYSTNVFMESEIGDLIRPEGYMLWDPKTKYEETCEPYEYANRGPGANTNQRSKLFKKFKVLSPQEATKYTVGTFLQGNAWLPGTSAPFYPGLGGK, from the coding sequence atggTGGGGAAAATCGTGGTTTCGTTAGTATCGTTGATTCTTCTAGTTGGTGTGATAATTGGGGTTGTGGTGGTTGTGAACAAAAATGGAGACAGCAAAGAACATGAAAGCACAAAAGTTCAAATGAAGAAAGTGCATGAGTTTTGTCAGTCTACTGAATTCAAAGATCAATGTGCTAAGTCACTTGAAAGTGTAGCTAAAAATGAGTCAGCTACAGTTCAGGATTACCTTGTAGCTGCCTTCCAAAACACACTTGATGAAGTGAAAAAGGGTCTAGCTGAGGCTGGAAAGACTAATGTGAACAAAGAGAGTGACCCTTACAATCATATGGCTGTTGATGATTGCAAGCAGCTCTTGCAATTCGCTATCGACGAGCTACAGAATGCACTCGACTTGGTTGGGGAAACTGACACTGAGTCACTCCATGAGTATACCCTTGATCTGTTGAATTGGATTGGAGGAGTTTACTCTTACCAAAGCATATGCCTTGATGCTATTGAAAAGCCAGAATACAAATCAGCTATTGAAAACGGACTAATGAACGCTACTCAGCTCACCAATAACGCTATCAGCATCCTAGCAAAGATGGCTGATGTGTTGAAATCATTCAACATTCAAATCCCTGAAGGTTTTCTGGATGGTAACAGCAACAGCTCTCCTCATCGTCGTCTGTTGGATTTGAACAAGGTGGATCAGGACGGTTATCCAACATGGTTCAAGGCTGCTGACCGTAAGCTATTggagaaaagctcaaagaaaggaaaaggaaaaggaaaaggaaaaggaaagggCAAAGGTGGTGCTGCTCCAGGAGGAGGTCCTCCACTTCACCCAGTCGGATCAGGTCCATTAACTCCTCATGCAGTGGTTGCCAAGGATGGAAGCGGCAAATTTAAGACTGTTACCGATGCTCTCAAGGCTTACCCAGCAAACCATCAAGGTAGATACATTATCTACATCAAGGCTGGTGTTTACGTCGAACAGGTCCTTGTTGACAAAAAGCAACCAAACGTCTTCATGTATGGTGACGGTGCAGGGAAAACCATCATCTCCTGTGACAAAAATTTTGGACTGATGAAAATCACCACCATGAATACTGCTACAGTAGGTGTTAACAGCGAGGGATTCATAGCTAAAGGAATTACATTCCGCAACACTGCTGGTCCAGATGGGCAACAAGCTGTTGCACTTAGGATCTCCGGAGACAGGGGAGCAGTATTCGACTGCAGCATAGAGGGAAACCAAGACACCCTATACTACCAAACATTCCGCCAATTCTACCGCAACTGTGTAATCTCTGGTACCATTGATTTCATCTTCGGTAGGGGATCAGCTGTGATCCAGAACAGTGAGATCATTTTGAGGAGGCCTAGAGGCACTAGCAAGAACACCGTCACAGCTGATGGAAGGGAATTAGCTGGACAAATTGGTGGGGTAGTATTGCAGAACTGCAAAATCGTACCAGAACAATCATTCTTCGCAGATAGGTTCAAATTTGAAAACTACTTAATGCGCCCATGGAAGCCATACTCCACCAATGTTTTTATGGAATCCGAAATTGGTGACCTCATTAGGCCTGAGGGATATATGTTGTGGGATCCTAAAACTAAATACGAAGAGACATGTGAACCTTATGAATATGCAAACAGAGGACCTGGTGCTAACACTAACCAAAGGAGCAAACTCTTCAAGAAGTTCAAGGTTCTTAGCCCACAGGAAGCTACTAAATACACTGTTGGCACTTTCCTTCAAGGTAATGCATGGTTGCCTGGAACCAGTGCACCTTTCTACCCCGGTCTTGGTGGAAAATAG